A window from Luteolibacter flavescens encodes these proteins:
- a CDS encoding polysaccharide biosynthesis tyrosine autokinase, whose protein sequence is MNQSTNSSSEASLHAIDYWQVVKNRYGVILLTFLLVFMTALVITYVMPKRYQSTAVVEVKPKGMGTVVLRGMGDDLGGRESSSTMFFPTQFQIITAQKTLDTAIENLDLVNRWGADQETVRGILKGIVSAQDIRGTSLIEIRVRYNDPKDAQKIAKEVAEAYRSGRLKEQTDRSQQTVEEMRKAVTAQQDKVEDKRKFLAQIIRSERIIYSGDQSVFGASKGVNKADEAESAARAYLETEQEKIKLESQIETLLKYTGPQLMNYASGLSLPDNIIPRLLPEYQEAKREYDAMASQGRGERHPMMLSNAKRIEGMDRDLIEAVANLRETLKAQLALAEEQLVRLKVQMDSKEEDALRAGIAAQSFVDAKNEFETAQELLQELKLKLVSEEMQTKIAEEPIVMREEPVVSNVAVSPNITLNLALGAVVGLVFGVGVAFFLEYLDTSVKSLEDVERYLQVPVLAVIPKDVGVLYKQSGMSPDAEAYRILRTNIEFNRKNPEDNAITVVSGGAGEGKSTTLVNLAYICAQGGYTTLMIDADLRRPRLHTFFDINNSVGLTNYLTTELMLEDVILQTPVDNLYFMPSGILPADAAGILNSRRMSELIQDVKQRFDLVLVDSPPILGVSDASVLASEVDLTMIVVQHRKLPRNMLMRVKQAVENVGGHVIGVVLNNVDVRSDSQYQYYTSYYTYYAPAESQPMPAPAKGGSQAPAPRQPSRGSSSDDSKQDLY, encoded by the coding sequence ATGAACCAATCTACCAATTCATCATCGGAGGCATCCCTCCATGCCATTGACTATTGGCAGGTCGTCAAGAACCGCTATGGGGTCATCCTACTGACCTTCTTGTTGGTCTTCATGACGGCTCTGGTCATCACCTACGTGATGCCCAAAAGGTATCAGAGCACCGCAGTGGTGGAAGTGAAGCCGAAGGGCATGGGCACCGTGGTGCTCCGTGGCATGGGCGATGACCTCGGTGGGCGCGAGTCGTCTTCCACGATGTTCTTCCCGACCCAGTTCCAGATCATCACGGCGCAGAAGACCCTGGATACCGCGATCGAGAATCTCGATCTGGTGAACCGCTGGGGTGCCGACCAGGAGACCGTGCGTGGCATCCTCAAGGGAATCGTGAGTGCACAGGATATCCGCGGTACATCGCTGATCGAGATCCGCGTGCGATACAACGATCCGAAGGACGCCCAGAAGATCGCCAAGGAAGTGGCCGAGGCTTACCGCTCGGGTCGTCTCAAGGAGCAAACCGATCGCTCCCAGCAGACGGTGGAGGAAATGCGGAAGGCCGTGACCGCCCAGCAGGACAAGGTCGAGGACAAGCGCAAGTTCCTCGCGCAGATCATCCGCAGCGAGCGCATCATCTACTCGGGTGACCAGAGCGTTTTCGGTGCATCGAAGGGCGTCAACAAGGCAGACGAGGCGGAGTCCGCCGCCCGTGCATATCTCGAGACCGAGCAGGAGAAGATCAAGCTTGAGAGCCAGATCGAGACCCTGCTGAAGTATACCGGCCCGCAGCTCATGAACTATGCTTCGGGTCTCAGCCTTCCCGACAACATCATCCCCAGGCTGCTTCCCGAGTATCAGGAAGCGAAGCGCGAGTATGATGCGATGGCGAGCCAGGGACGTGGCGAGCGCCACCCGATGATGCTTTCCAATGCCAAGCGGATCGAGGGCATGGACAGGGATTTGATCGAGGCGGTTGCGAATCTCCGCGAGACCCTCAAGGCCCAGCTTGCCTTGGCCGAGGAGCAGTTGGTCCGCCTCAAGGTCCAGATGGATTCGAAGGAAGAGGACGCGCTCAGGGCGGGTATCGCCGCACAGAGCTTCGTGGACGCGAAGAACGAATTCGAGACCGCTCAGGAACTCCTGCAGGAGCTGAAGCTGAAGCTCGTCTCGGAGGAGATGCAGACCAAGATTGCCGAAGAGCCGATCGTGATGCGCGAGGAGCCGGTGGTTTCCAACGTGGCCGTGAGCCCGAATATCACCCTGAACCTGGCCCTCGGCGCCGTGGTCGGCCTGGTCTTCGGCGTGGGTGTCGCCTTCTTCCTCGAATATCTCGATACCTCGGTGAAGTCGCTCGAGGACGTGGAGCGCTACTTGCAAGTGCCAGTGCTCGCCGTGATCCCGAAGGACGTGGGCGTGCTTTACAAGCAGAGCGGCATGAGCCCGGATGCGGAGGCCTACCGTATTTTGCGAACGAACATCGAGTTCAACCGCAAGAACCCGGAAGACAATGCGATCACCGTCGTTTCCGGTGGTGCCGGTGAAGGCAAATCGACCACGCTGGTCAATCTCGCCTACATCTGCGCGCAGGGCGGCTACACCACCCTGATGATCGATGCCGACCTCCGTCGCCCGCGTCTTCACACCTTCTTCGACATCAACAACTCCGTCGGTCTGACCAACTACCTGACCACGGAACTGATGCTGGAAGACGTGATTCTCCAGACCCCGGTGGACAACCTCTACTTCATGCCATCCGGCATCCTGCCTGCGGACGCCGCCGGCATCCTGAACAGCCGCCGCATGTCCGAGCTGATCCAGGACGTGAAGCAGCGCTTCGACCTGGTGCTGGTGGACTCCCCGCCAATCCTCGGCGTCAGCGATGCTTCCGTGCTCGCGAGCGAAGTGGACCTGACCATGATCGTCGTCCAGCACCGCAAGCTCCCCCGCAACATGCTGATGCGCGTGAAGCAGGCCGTGGAAAACGTGGGCGGCCACGTCATCGGCGTGGTGCTGAACAACGTGGATGTCCGCAGCGACAGCCAGTATCAGTACTACACCAGCTACTACACTTACTACGCCCCGGCGGAGTCCCAGCCGATGCCTGCACCTGCCAAGGGTGGCTCACAAGCACCGGCACCCCGCCAGCCGTCCCGCGGAAGTTCCTCGGACGATTCCAAGCAAGACCTGTATTAA
- a CDS encoding Nif3-like dinuclear metal center hexameric protein, with protein sequence MASLHEIVAFLDGELGIPGIPDYSGAVNGLQLENGGSVTKVAAAVDASLPVVEAAVAAGADLLVVHHGMFWQGTQPLTRAFYKKIKTAMDAGLAIYSAHLPLDVHPVLGNNALLAAELGLEVRGKFLEWKNLQIGLLCRARTSRDALKSRLEEAVGGPVHVCPGGPEDIRVIGLCTGGAGSQIAEAAAAGVDTFITGEGPHWSYPLAEELGVNLFYAGHYATETFGVKALADRLARDFALEQVFIDHPTGL encoded by the coding sequence ATGGCGAGCCTGCATGAGATCGTGGCGTTTCTCGATGGAGAGCTGGGGATTCCCGGCATCCCGGACTATTCCGGGGCGGTGAATGGCCTGCAGCTCGAGAATGGCGGCAGCGTGACAAAGGTGGCCGCTGCGGTGGATGCGTCGCTTCCCGTGGTGGAGGCGGCTGTGGCGGCAGGCGCGGACCTGCTGGTGGTGCACCACGGGATGTTTTGGCAGGGGACGCAGCCGCTCACGCGCGCATTCTATAAGAAGATCAAGACGGCAATGGATGCCGGGCTGGCGATCTACTCCGCCCACCTCCCGCTGGACGTGCATCCTGTGCTGGGAAATAACGCGCTGCTCGCCGCCGAGCTCGGGCTGGAGGTGCGCGGGAAATTCCTAGAGTGGAAGAATCTCCAGATCGGCCTGCTTTGCCGCGCCCGAACATCGCGGGACGCCCTGAAGTCCCGGCTGGAGGAGGCCGTCGGCGGGCCGGTCCATGTCTGTCCCGGCGGGCCGGAGGATATCCGGGTGATCGGCCTCTGCACCGGCGGGGCTGGCTCCCAGATCGCCGAGGCGGCGGCTGCGGGAGTTGATACATTCATCACGGGCGAGGGGCCGCACTGGAGTTATCCGCTCGCGGAGGAGCTGGGCGTGAATCTCTTCTACGCTGGCCACTATGCCACGGAGACCTTTGGCGTGAAGGCGCTGGCCGACCGGCTCGCGCGGGATTTCGCGCTGGAGCAGGTCTTCATCGATCACCCGACCGGCCTCTGA
- a CDS encoding DNA-3-methyladenine glycosylase codes for MERLAASFFERSPVTCARKIIGATFTWGGCSGRIVETEAYAAVGDEACHTFFRPGARAFVDAHPAGTAYVYLNYGVHWLFNILVKGPEGAGFVLFRALEPLSGIGEMTARRGKSKLRELCSGPGKLTRALGIDGADHGRDFLCGPDTGIFAGNPVEIVAGSRIGISRAVDFPWRFHEAGNPHVSR; via the coding sequence ATGGAGCGCCTGGCGGCGTCATTTTTCGAGCGCAGCCCCGTGACCTGCGCGCGGAAGATCATCGGCGCGACCTTCACCTGGGGCGGCTGCTCCGGCCGCATTGTCGAGACCGAGGCCTACGCGGCGGTGGGCGACGAGGCCTGCCACACGTTTTTCAGGCCCGGCGCGCGGGCATTCGTGGACGCCCACCCGGCCGGGACCGCCTACGTGTATCTGAACTACGGCGTCCACTGGCTCTTTAATATACTGGTGAAGGGGCCGGAGGGGGCGGGATTCGTCCTCTTCCGCGCGCTGGAGCCGCTTTCCGGCATTGGAGAAATGACCGCCCGCCGCGGGAAATCGAAGCTGCGCGAGCTATGCTCTGGCCCGGGGAAGCTCACGCGGGCGCTGGGAATCGACGGCGCGGACCACGGGCGGGACTTCCTCTGCGGCCCGGACACCGGGATTTTCGCGGGCAATCCCGTGGAGATCGTTGCCGGGAGCCGCATCGGCATCTCGCGGGCGGTGGATTTCCCGTGGAGATTTCACGAGGCGGGGAATCCGCACGTCAGCCGGTGA
- a CDS encoding bifunctional UDP-3-O-[3-hydroxymyristoyl] N-acetylglucosamine deacetylase/3-hydroxyacyl-ACP dehydratase, with the protein MSADAQHTLASAATLEGTSLHTGAKVTLTLKPAPADHGFKFRRVDLPDQPFIDADAEKVQTVERATTLAEGSVKVHTVEHVLSALTGMGVDNAIIEMDANEPPIGDGSSRPFVELIKKAGLAAQDAPRKIWEIREPIHQETGDGSLITIVPSKTFRVSVTNVGPDGRFTQYFSTEVTPETYEKEIAPARTFVYYEDVKPLLEKGLIKGGSLENAVVVRGNEVMSKEALRFSNEFARHKALDIIGDLILSGKRFLGHVIAVKPGHGPNSKLAATLKREYARVRSLAAPFILPRGETVLDINDVLKILPHRYPFLLVDRIIDMVGDTKCTGIKNVTINEPFFIGHFPGHPIMPGVLQLEAMAQVSSVLMLRKPENAGKIGYFMSADSVKWRRPVLPGDTLHIEAEVLKIRGSIGSTRCRCFVGNEVASEAELKFALVAQ; encoded by the coding sequence ATGTCCGCCGACGCGCAGCACACCCTTGCCTCCGCCGCCACCCTAGAGGGCACCTCGCTCCACACCGGGGCGAAGGTCACGCTCACCCTGAAGCCCGCTCCCGCGGACCATGGTTTCAAATTCCGCCGCGTCGATCTGCCGGACCAGCCCTTCATCGATGCCGATGCGGAGAAGGTACAGACCGTGGAGCGCGCCACCACCCTGGCCGAGGGCTCCGTGAAGGTGCACACCGTGGAGCACGTGCTCTCCGCCCTCACCGGCATGGGCGTGGACAATGCCATCATCGAGATGGACGCGAACGAGCCGCCGATCGGTGACGGTTCCTCCCGCCCCTTCGTCGAGCTCATCAAGAAGGCCGGCCTGGCCGCCCAGGATGCGCCGCGCAAGATCTGGGAAATCCGTGAGCCCATCCATCAGGAGACCGGCGACGGCTCGCTGATCACCATCGTGCCCAGCAAGACCTTCCGCGTCTCCGTCACGAATGTCGGACCGGATGGCCGCTTCACCCAGTACTTCTCCACCGAGGTCACGCCGGAGACGTATGAGAAGGAAATCGCCCCCGCGCGCACTTTCGTCTACTACGAAGACGTCAAGCCGCTGCTGGAAAAGGGCCTGATCAAGGGCGGCTCGCTCGAGAACGCCGTGGTCGTCCGCGGCAACGAGGTGATGAGCAAGGAAGCCCTGCGCTTCTCGAATGAATTCGCCCGCCACAAGGCGCTCGACATCATCGGCGACCTCATCCTTTCCGGGAAGCGCTTCCTCGGCCACGTCATCGCCGTGAAGCCCGGCCACGGGCCGAACTCGAAGCTCGCCGCCACGCTGAAGCGCGAATACGCCCGCGTCCGCTCGCTTGCCGCGCCCTTCATCCTGCCGCGCGGCGAGACCGTCCTGGACATCAATGACGTCCTCAAGATCCTGCCCCACCGCTACCCCTTCCTGCTGGTGGACCGCATCATCGACATGGTCGGCGACACGAAGTGCACCGGCATCAAGAACGTCACGATCAACGAGCCCTTCTTCATCGGCCACTTCCCCGGCCACCCGATCATGCCGGGCGTGCTGCAGCTCGAGGCCATGGCGCAGGTTTCCTCCGTCCTCATGCTCCGCAAGCCGGAGAATGCCGGCAAGATCGGCTACTTCATGAGCGCGGACAGCGTGAAATGGCGACGACCGGTGCTGCCGGGCGATACCCTGCACATCGAGGCCGAGGTGCTGAAGATCCGCGGCTCCATCGGCTCCACGCGCTGCCGCTGCTTCGTCGGCAATGAAGTCGCCTCGGAAGCCGAGCTGAAGTTCGCGCTGGTGGCGCAGTGA
- a CDS encoding outer membrane beta-barrel protein, whose translation MKRSLYSAFAVASTLGAAQASLYYIPDESQDSIPLTWSVGLNFTWDDNVNPTSAIGEDEAMSVNPFVGLSFVSISPQTTWDVYARIGAIYYFDEPDALGSEDFYTQARVGVNLTHRVSERLRFSSRNFVSYELEPDYSYGFATTRQSGEYLYWSTDNSVGFRWTERLATYTGFTLTGLDYDEDVSSQDRFTWTLYNQFRYQLTPQTVLTAEYRYSQMDGDDLASDSEEHYLLGGVEHRLSPNTIFIGRVGAQFRETDGPAGSDNTSPYVEATVRSNVNEQFTVRGFARYGIEGYDTVRAVGLGFYEFGDRQTFRLGISGDYAVSQALSFFGGLDYIPASFDDGRLVSGFGPAGVGSLDEDVWNAYVGVSYKFTEMLYGTLSYNYTDTDSDFANQSYDRNRVSVGVRAEF comes from the coding sequence ATGAAACGCAGCCTTTATTCCGCCTTTGCCGTCGCGTCCACTCTCGGCGCGGCCCAAGCAAGCCTTTACTACATTCCGGACGAGTCCCAGGATAGCATCCCGCTTACTTGGAGCGTCGGCCTCAATTTCACGTGGGATGACAATGTCAATCCGACCTCTGCTATTGGTGAAGACGAGGCCATGAGCGTCAATCCGTTCGTCGGTCTGTCGTTCGTCTCGATCTCGCCACAGACCACTTGGGATGTGTATGCTCGCATCGGCGCGATCTACTACTTCGACGAGCCCGATGCCCTCGGTTCCGAGGACTTCTACACCCAGGCCCGCGTCGGCGTGAACCTGACGCACCGCGTCAGCGAGCGTCTTCGCTTCTCCAGCCGCAACTTCGTTTCCTACGAACTGGAGCCTGACTACTCCTACGGCTTCGCCACCACGCGCCAGAGCGGTGAGTATCTCTACTGGAGCACCGACAACTCCGTCGGTTTCCGCTGGACCGAGCGCCTTGCCACCTACACCGGTTTCACCCTCACTGGTCTTGACTACGATGAGGATGTCTCCAGCCAGGATCGCTTCACTTGGACGCTCTACAACCAGTTCCGTTACCAGCTTACGCCTCAGACGGTCCTGACCGCGGAGTATCGCTACTCGCAGATGGACGGTGACGACCTCGCTTCCGACTCCGAAGAGCACTACCTGCTCGGTGGCGTTGAGCACCGTCTCAGCCCGAACACGATCTTCATCGGTCGTGTGGGTGCCCAGTTCCGCGAGACCGATGGTCCTGCCGGTAGCGACAACACCAGCCCGTATGTCGAGGCAACGGTCCGCTCGAACGTGAACGAGCAATTCACCGTTCGTGGCTTCGCCCGCTACGGTATCGAAGGTTACGACACCGTTCGTGCCGTCGGTCTGGGCTTCTACGAATTCGGCGACCGCCAGACCTTCCGTCTCGGTATCTCCGGGGACTATGCTGTGTCGCAGGCTCTGAGCTTCTTTGGCGGCCTCGACTACATCCCGGCCTCCTTCGATGACGGTCGCTTGGTCAGTGGTTTTGGTCCTGCCGGTGTGGGCAGCCTCGACGAAGATGTCTGGAACGCCTACGTGGGCGTCTCCTACAAGTTCACCGAGATGCTCTACGGAACGCTGTCCTACAACTACACCGACACCGATTCCGACTTCGCGAATCAGAGCTACGACCGCAACCGCGTGAGCGTTGGTGTTCGTGCCGAGTTCTGA
- the phnA gene encoding phosphonoacetate hydrolase, with protein MTPTFEANGRTYPLPANPIAVICLDGCADEYLSTAIAHGKMPRLAAMARDGWRGIVRGALPSFTNVNNTCIVTGVTPRVHGICGNFFLNPETGEEVMMNGPEYRRCGTLLTAAADAGRKVAFITAKEKLRTVLGDGVVERGGIVFSSEKVDEARKETHGIDDATSIIGKPRPEIYSGDASIYVLEAGAALAEQGVADFLYLSTTDFMQHKHGPEAPEILDFHARIDAAIGRLLDAGCTVALTADHGMNAKNDAEGNPKVIFVESLLREKFGDGLRVICPITDPYVVHHGALGSLVMVHLDDASRRAEIAEYLFAQDGITEVLTREQAVDKLELAPDRIGDLVVLSGRDVVVGKSAEHHDLSVLHGGLRSHGGRYEELVPLVISKPLTPELKRLAEGDPRNFDVFHFACHV; from the coding sequence ATGACGCCCACCTTCGAAGCCAATGGCCGCACCTACCCGCTGCCCGCAAATCCCATCGCCGTGATCTGCCTGGACGGCTGCGCGGACGAGTATCTCAGCACCGCGATCGCCCACGGGAAGATGCCGCGCCTCGCCGCGATGGCGCGCGATGGCTGGCGCGGCATCGTGCGTGGCGCGCTGCCGTCCTTCACGAACGTGAACAACACCTGCATCGTGACCGGCGTGACGCCGCGCGTGCACGGCATCTGCGGGAATTTCTTCCTGAATCCCGAGACCGGCGAGGAGGTCATGATGAATGGCCCGGAGTACCGCCGCTGCGGCACGCTGCTCACCGCGGCTGCCGATGCGGGGCGGAAGGTCGCCTTCATCACCGCGAAGGAAAAGCTGCGCACCGTGCTCGGCGATGGCGTGGTGGAGCGCGGCGGCATCGTCTTCTCGTCGGAGAAGGTGGACGAGGCGCGGAAGGAGACGCACGGCATCGACGACGCCACGTCCATCATCGGCAAGCCGCGCCCGGAGATCTACTCGGGCGATGCCTCGATCTACGTGCTGGAGGCCGGGGCCGCTCTGGCCGAGCAGGGTGTGGCGGACTTCCTCTATCTCTCCACGACGGACTTCATGCAGCACAAGCACGGCCCGGAGGCACCGGAGATCCTGGACTTCCACGCGCGGATCGACGCGGCCATCGGTCGCCTGCTCGATGCCGGCTGCACCGTCGCGCTGACCGCCGACCACGGCATGAATGCGAAGAACGATGCGGAGGGAAATCCGAAGGTCATCTTCGTCGAGTCGCTGCTGAGGGAGAAATTCGGCGATGGCCTGCGCGTCATCTGCCCGATCACCGATCCCTACGTGGTGCACCACGGCGCGCTCGGCTCGCTGGTGATGGTGCACCTGGACGATGCCTCGCGGCGCGCGGAGATCGCGGAGTATCTCTTCGCACAGGACGGCATCACGGAGGTGCTGACGCGCGAGCAGGCGGTGGACAAGCTGGAGCTGGCACCGGACCGCATCGGCGATCTCGTCGTGCTCTCCGGCCGCGATGTCGTGGTGGGAAAGTCCGCGGAGCACCACGATCTCTCCGTGCTGCACGGCGGCCTGCGCTCGCACGGCGGACGCTATGAGGAACTCGTGCCGCTGGTGATTTCCAAGCCACTCACGCCGGAGCTGAAGCGCCTCGCGGAAGGTGATCCGCGGAACTTCGACGTCTTCCACTTCGCCTGCCACGTCTGA
- a CDS encoding PDZ domain-containing protein gives MLPASVFGEDGFPAAALELLDSEEFKDRVQGEQELVGWAQGKGEAALKRLIAETDAATEPEVRLRLRDVLKEVVISTHLLKEGQGYVGIQMNEINVAPPGKDEQRGGIWVTWIHPETPAMKAGLQVNDVIIGLNDIKWPAGIGARESFATEIRRLKLGDKVKLEVIRGEGVQEIEMTLAARPLSAEPLARLALMRGGMEKVTPEEVARLEREARDAFFHQWQAARRAGATKP, from the coding sequence ATGCTTCCGGCGTCGGTTTTTGGTGAGGATGGCTTCCCTGCCGCGGCGCTGGAGCTGCTGGACAGCGAGGAATTCAAGGACCGCGTCCAGGGCGAGCAGGAACTGGTCGGATGGGCGCAGGGGAAGGGCGAGGCGGCGCTGAAACGCCTGATCGCCGAGACTGATGCCGCGACGGAGCCCGAGGTGCGGCTGAGGCTGCGCGACGTGCTGAAGGAGGTGGTGATCTCCACGCATCTCCTGAAGGAGGGCCAGGGCTACGTGGGCATCCAGATGAATGAGATAAATGTCGCGCCGCCCGGAAAGGACGAGCAGCGCGGCGGCATCTGGGTCACGTGGATCCACCCGGAGACCCCGGCGATGAAGGCCGGCCTGCAGGTCAATGATGTCATCATCGGCCTGAATGACATCAAGTGGCCGGCCGGGATCGGTGCCCGAGAGAGTTTTGCCACCGAGATCCGCCGGCTGAAGCTGGGAGACAAGGTGAAGTTGGAGGTGATCCGCGGGGAAGGCGTGCAGGAGATCGAGATGACCCTTGCCGCCCGTCCCCTGAGTGCGGAGCCGCTCGCCCGCCTCGCCCTCATGCGCGGAGGCATGGAAAAGGTGACCCCGGAGGAGGTCGCCAGGCTTGAGAGGGAGGCGCGCGATGCTTTCTTCCATCAATGGCAGGCGGCCCGCCGTGCCGGGGCGACAAAACCGTGA
- a CDS encoding polysaccharide biosynthesis/export family protein — MKRLFLLLAFLFASMPGLFAQNTISAGRAIQIHIKGVPSEDSTLISGTYTVSDGGTIRMPLLTSTIRAAGLSASSLGQSIEAAYRAEKIFTTPAVNVVSNSEQDLEEILVTVGGQVQSPGPVKYYRGMTIWEAVQSAKGPTMFGAMGRVKLTRGKQVKEYDLRKPEHMNIKLEPKDNINVPQKGPLGN, encoded by the coding sequence ATGAAGCGACTCTTCCTTTTGCTCGCCTTCCTGTTCGCCTCGATGCCGGGCCTCTTCGCCCAGAATACCATCAGTGCCGGCCGCGCGATCCAGATCCACATCAAGGGCGTCCCGTCCGAGGACTCCACCCTCATCAGCGGGACCTACACCGTCTCCGACGGTGGCACCATCCGGATGCCGCTGCTGACCTCGACGATCCGTGCCGCAGGGCTCAGCGCCAGCTCGCTTGGCCAGAGCATCGAGGCTGCCTACCGTGCAGAGAAGATCTTCACCACTCCCGCGGTGAACGTCGTGTCGAACTCCGAGCAGGACCTTGAAGAGATCCTCGTCACCGTCGGTGGCCAGGTCCAGAGCCCCGGCCCGGTGAAATACTATCGCGGCATGACGATCTGGGAAGCGGTGCAGTCCGCCAAGGGCCCGACGATGTTCGGTGCCATGGGCCGCGTGAAACTGACCCGCGGCAAACAGGTCAAGGAATACGATCTGCGCAAGCCCGAGCACATGAATATCAAGCTCGAGCCGAAGGATAACATCAACGTCCCGCAGAAGGGTCCGCTGGGGAACTGA
- a CDS encoding RluA family pseudouridine synthase, whose translation MRAVCDFQVIDESDDWIVVEKPAPLAVHPANGKVEATLLGGLEELLRYEIANGARLSILTRLDRETSGLVLVAKHAAAARHFSRQFERREIGKEYLAIVHGSPGWDETHVEAAITRVGGEIWLRQGVDPSGRDCVTAFRVERRFSNALGDFAVLRCFPETGRMHQIRVHLEHVGHPLVGDKIYGTDGSPYLEQMADGLSEKSVARLMLPRHALHACKLVAEWQGMREWRSELPVDLAAFAGA comes from the coding sequence ATGCGCGCGGTGTGCGATTTCCAGGTGATCGACGAGTCGGACGACTGGATCGTCGTGGAGAAGCCCGCGCCGCTCGCCGTGCACCCGGCGAATGGAAAGGTGGAGGCGACGCTGCTGGGCGGGCTGGAGGAGCTGCTGCGGTATGAAATCGCGAACGGCGCCCGGCTTTCCATCCTCACCCGGCTGGACCGCGAGACGAGCGGGCTGGTGCTGGTGGCGAAGCACGCGGCGGCGGCCCGGCATTTCTCCCGGCAATTCGAACGGCGGGAGATCGGGAAAGAGTACCTGGCCATTGTCCACGGCTCGCCCGGGTGGGACGAGACCCACGTGGAGGCGGCGATCACGCGGGTGGGCGGGGAAATCTGGCTGCGGCAGGGCGTGGACCCGTCGGGGCGGGACTGCGTGACGGCATTCCGCGTGGAGCGGCGGTTTTCAAATGCGCTCGGGGACTTCGCCGTGTTGCGCTGCTTTCCCGAGACCGGGCGCATGCACCAGATCCGCGTGCATCTGGAGCACGTGGGCCACCCGCTGGTGGGGGACAAGATCTACGGCACGGACGGGAGTCCTTATCTGGAGCAGATGGCGGACGGGCTCTCGGAGAAATCCGTGGCCCGCCTGATGCTGCCGCGCCACGCACTGCACGCGTGCAAGCTGGTGGCGGAGTGGCAGGGCATGCGCGAGTGGCGCTCCGAGCTACCGGTGGATCTCGCGGCCTTCGCGGGCGCGTGA